In Onychostoma macrolepis isolate SWU-2019 chromosome 06, ASM1243209v1, whole genome shotgun sequence, one DNA window encodes the following:
- the obsl1a gene encoding LOW QUALITY PROTEIN: obscurin-like protein 1a (The sequence of the model RefSeq protein was modified relative to this genomic sequence to represent the inferred CDS: inserted 1 base in 1 codon) encodes MDVFGGAPRVLGYPRPVLVKYGTDAVLKCQIGGDPQPDVIWERKNESILPEGRYRITQDGKVYSLYISGVTMEDAGQYICRAKNNIGETYAAATLKVEEEPQELQQTQPAPPPPPQQNEVKVIPPEQQDRVVQKADPFQDNKPRFLIKPLSLRVDRGEDAAFSCKLSGEPLPQVVWEKDGKQLNEIYESSHYHVGQQDGGWFQLKIFRTRAPDGGVYMCKAVNTYGEAMTGAVLLVEPIPEQREGSKTNGYTNGHYSPHQSRAKHSKEPHLNVSKAKKFTVTEGKHAKFRCYVTGKPKPEIVWKKDGENIVPSRRFLIFEDREGYYTLKVLYCKQQDTGLYICAASNALGNTLSAVQLSVKGPPVRFKRALQDAEVRERDVAVLECEVPEESISTAWYLEDQKLQPGNKYNMEQKGTRRRLTIQNVGADDDGVYLCEMPDGGKTIAELAVKGTIVKKLPRRLEVMEGENAAFFVEVEQDDMDICWFKDGLQLQETHQTIIKSFGKTHILVFVNTSYQDSGTITFMAGRSTTSSKLRVKTARHCPPICPVSVQMNTDCLNGAILSWSPSPNLQNSTKSVYVLERQEVGSQEWQRCLTTETATSAEVLGDSVLCEGDYCFRICCVNKYGRSGHVEFPKVVHLVPGPKIKTPLKNAVVTEGGDALFSIELSANLIGTWFLNSQQLQDSGRFSITQSKNQHTLRIQQVPNVYDGAEITFIATGVRDSATLQIKAPEEKFLPMSEMDTKKTTEVGNPIVLYCEVSHPTANVQWFKDGQELHVEEGLNIQSDGNMRRIVIQSAEYFHSGVYTCQSNNDILTFNVNVEAPPVSFKEITQEERQKSAMELDPVVLTCELSRPDEPVYWFKDGVAVLQSDNITFQSEGTMKRLIIRSAALADAGTYTCQAGDQTMSFSVNIKEPPVTIVDPKDDIHMERYVSEEVVLNCEISRSNGEAHWFKDGLKLQESENVRLRDEGPYRRVTILCASKWDSGEYLCDTGGDSIFFQLIITEAPVRIVSPRESEVDVCILSSEKLVLSCEISKADAEVCWFCDGMEVEETDNLKLEDDGIYHRLVIPYATIDDSAEYVCETADDSVTFWVKVEETPVKLSCSKETGSITENFTGEPVVLELEVSRDNAEVCWMKDGVKVEESSNITITENGLIRKLTIHFPTLKDSGIYTCNAIDDTMDFKVKITEAPVKILNKDQLKSGHKVALYDDVVLECELSTANGVVNWYKNGSPIEENERFCFEEEGAFRTLVILCAELQDSGEYILDAKDDSISFHVTVQEPSVKIIGNSGDPDYQEMVTGDDLILACELSRANAPVTWLFNDKPLVPDDRTHIESNGTLRKLTLSNILLSDSGKYMCDAVDDQIITIVKVQEPPVEFLNKEEVNLVTGYEAEAVTLTAMVSRPNAIVRWLKDWTPISDERFHIASLGLTRTFTINPLKKLDSGEYTCDANTDEMHFSLLVKDMRIKFVKPLVDTVAHKDGMVTLCCELCKAKADVQWKKDGVEIIPSRRFSIRANGTERSLTIHRLTKEDAGEYACESKDDSTSARLRVELPRVVEFLTELHNTTVMEGENATFKCVVSPDDVQLVWLMDGEPIKPSDRYYIEQNSLCHTLIIRKVQLLDSSRITAEAEGIISKASLKVQEAQVLFTKRMEAVMAEEFGEAVLETEVSLESGEVQWIRQGXVIQSGPRHKLTQNGCKRILTITNLSLSDRGTYRCETLHDRTQVKLNVEPRKIVVCKGLMDIETFERETASFEVELSHVDVEGVWQKDGLRVKPNNNWRVSCNGRVHGLTLSNLTLEDTGSIVFSAEGLRTTARLVVKETPVTIIKKLSDVRFEEESPVILECELSRPNVDVRWLKNGLELKSSKTLRIYSMGRKRCLQILECSIGDSGLYTCEIGDLSTSCKLEVYEHELEIITGLEDLWIKEDQNAVFMCELSMEDMPGEWYKNGSRVRPTSTIKARTEGTKHFLLICNVKPEDSGEIKFVSKQVESVAYLEVEELPVSIVRPLRDRTALEKHRVILECTVSSANCDVTWYKGDQELESTENMEIIQEGCYHKLVIHQVALEDEGTYSIEVGEHTCTAKLMVEAQSILVVKDIEDVEVRAPEMVCFQCEVSVTLIKPPIWTLNGETLQSGSDVRIENQGTVHKLTFKKTSSDMSGTVRFTTGKAKTSAKLTVL; translated from the exons ATGGATGTATTTGGAGGTGCTCCACGTGTTCTTGGTTACCCACGTCCAGTTTTGGTGAAATATGGAACAGATGCTGTTCTTAAATGTCAGATTGGTGGAGATCCCCAACCAGATGTGATCTGGGAGCGGAAAAACGAGTCTATTCTTCCTGAGGGTCGTTACCGTATTACTCAAGATGGCAAGGTATACAGCCTTTACATCTCTGGGGTGACAATGGAAGATGCTGGTCAGTATATTTGCCGAGCTAAAAACAACATTGGGGAAACATATGCAGCTGCTACCCTTAAAGTGGAAGAAGAGCCCCAAGAGCTCCAACAAACACAGCCagccccaccaccaccaccacaacAAAATGAAGTAAAAGTGATTCCACCAGAACAACAGGATAGGGTGGTGCAGAAAGCAGACCCATTCCAAGACAACAAGCCTCGTTTTCTGATCAAACCTCTTTCTCTAAGAGTTGACCGTGGAGAAGATGCTGCATTCTCCTGCAAGTTGTCTGGTGAGCCTTTACCTCAGGTGGTTTGGGAGAAAGATGGTAAACAGTTGAATGAGATCTATGAAAGTTCCCACTACCATGTGGGCCAGCAAGATGGTGGCTGGTTCCAGTTGAAAATTTTCAGAACAAGAGCCCCAGATGGAGGAGTTTACATGTGCAAAGCAGTCAACACATACGGAGAAGCGATGACTGGAGCTGTGCTCCTGGTAGAGCCCATTCCAGAACAAAGAGAGGGAAGCAAGACAAATGGCTACACCAATGGCCATTACTCACCACACCAATCGAGGGCCAAACACTCAAAAGAGCCTCACTTAAATGTGTCGAAGGCTAAGAAGTTCACAGTCACAGAAGGTAAACATGCCAAATTCCGTTGCTATGTCACAGGAAAGCCTAAACCAGAGATTGTATGGAAGAAAGATGGAGAGAATATTGTGCCGAGTCGAAGATTTCTAATTTTTGAAGATAGAGAGGGGTATTACACCTTGAAAGTACTCTACTGTAAGCAACAGGATACAGGACTCTACATATGTGCCGCCTCAAACGCACTGGGAAACACACTGAGTGCTGTGCAACTGTCAGTTAAAG GGCCTCCAGTCCGATTTAAGCGAGCTCTTCAAGATGCGGAGGTTAGGGAAAGGGATGTTGCTGTTCTGGAATGTGAGGTTCCGGAAGAATCCATTTCCACGGCATGGTACCTGGAGGATCAGAAGCTGCAGCCAGGAAATAAGTATAACATGGAACAGAAGGGAACACGGAGAAGACTAACCATACAAAATGTTGGGGCAGATGATGATGGAGTTTACCTGTGCGAGATGCCTGATGGTGGAAAGACTATTGCAGAATTGGCGGTTAAAG GTACAATTGTGAAGAAACTTCCACGGAGGTTAGAGGTGATGGAAGGAGAGAATGCCGCGTTCTTTGTGGAGGTGGAACAAGATGATATGGATATCTGTTGGTTTAAAGATGGACTGCAGTTGCAAGAAACACATCAAACCATTATCAAGTCCTTTGGCAAAACCCACATCCTTGTTTTTGTCAATACATCATATCAAGACTCAGGCACGATCACCTTTATGGCAGGCAGATCGACAACAAGCTCCAAACTCAGAGTAAAAA ctGCTCGACACTGCCCTCCCATCTGTCCTGTGAGTGTCCAAATGAACACTGACTGTTTAAATGGTGCGATCCTTTCCTGGTCACCATCACCTAACTTGCAAAACTCTACTAAGTCAGTGTATGTGCTAGAACGTCAGGAAGTGGGCTCTCAGGAGTGGCAGCGATGCCTGACAACAGAGACAGCCACTTCTGCTGAGGTCCTGGGTGACAGCGTGCTTTGTGAGGGCGATTACTGTTTCCGTATCTGCTGTGTTAATAAATATGGCAGAAGTGGACATGTGGAGTTTCCCAAAGTAGTACATCTGG tCCCAGGTCCAAAGATCAAAACCCCTCTGAAGAATGCTGTGGTGACTGAGGGGGGGGATGCTTTGTTCTCCATTGAGCTCTCTGCTAACTTGATTGGCACATGGTTCCTGAATAGCCAGCAGCTGCAGGATAGTGGACGCTTCTCCATCACTCAGTCAAAAAACCAACACACTCTAAGGATTCAACAAGTGCCTAATGTGTACGATGGAGCTGAAATCACCTTCATTGCCACTGGCGTACGAGATTCAGCAACCCTACAGATTAAAG CACCTGAAGAGAAATTCTTACCAATGTCAGAGATGGACACCAAGAAGACCACTGAGGTGGGAAATCCCATTGTGCTGTACTGTGAGGTGTCTCATCCCACAGCCAACGTTCAGTGGTTCAAAGATGGACAGGAGCTACATGTAGAGGAAGGTCTGAATATCCAATCAGATGGCAACATGAGGAGGATCGTCATTCAGTCAGCAGAGTACTTTCATTCTGGAGTCTACACCTGCCAATCAAACAACGACATTCTCACATTTAATGTAAACGTTGAAG CCCCACCTGTGTCGTTTAAAGAGATTACGCAGGAAGAGAGGCAGAAAAGTGCTATGGAACTGGACCCTGTGGTCCTGACGTGTGAACTCTCCCGACCTGATGAACCAGTCTACTGGTTTAAAGATGGAGTTGCGGTTCTTCAGTCAGACAACATCACCTTTCAGTCTGAAGGCACCATGAAAAGACTTATAATCCGTTCAGCGGCGCTGGCAGACGCTGGGACGTATACTTGCCAAGCAGGCGACCAAACCATGTCATTTTCTGTCAACATTAAAG AACCTCCGGTTACAATTGTGGACCCAAAAGATGACATCCACATGGAGCGTTATGTCTCTGAGGAGGTTGTCCTGAACTGTGAGATCTCTCGATCAAATGGAGAGGCTCACTGGTTTAAAGATGGTCTAAAGCTCCAGGAAAGTGAGAATGTCAGACTCCGTGATGAAGGCCCATACAGGAGAGTAACCATTCTCTGTGCTTCCAAATGGGATTCTGGAGAGTATTTATGCGACACAGGCGGTGACTCAATATTTTTTCAGCTCATTATTACGG AGGCTCCAGTCCGCATTGTGTCCCCCAGAGAGTCAGAGGTCGATGTGTGCATACTGAGCTCTGAGAAGCTGGTCCTGAGCTGTGAGATCTCCAAAGCAGATGCAGAAGTCTGCTGGTTTTGTGATGGCATGGAGGTGGAAGAGACTGATAACTTGAAACTGGAGGATGATGGGATTTACCACAGGCTGGTGATTCCCTATGCTACCATTGATGATTCTGCAGAATATGTATGCGAGACTGCAGATGACTCTGTCACATTTTGGGTGAAAGTAGAAG AGACCCCTGTTAAACTTTCTTGTTCCAAGGAGACAGGCAGCATTACAGAAAATTTTACTGGTGAACCTGTAGTCCTAGAGCTTGAAGTTTCCCGAGATAATGCAGAGGTGTGCTGGATGAAAGATGGagtgaaggtggaagagagcagCAACATCACAATTACGGAGAATGGCCTCATACGCAAGCTTACTATCCATTTTCCAACTCTGAAGGATTCTGGGATATATACCTGCAATGCCATAGATGACACAATGGattttaaagtcaaaattactG AGGCACCAGTAAAAATCCTGAATAAAGATCAGCTCAAGAGTGGGCACAAGGTTGCGTTATATGATGATGTTGTATTGGAGTGTGAGCTGTCCACAGCCAATGGTGTAGTCAATTGGTATAAAAATGGAAGCCCTATTGAGGAGAATGAACGCTTCTGTTTTGAGGAGGAAGGTGCCTTCAGAACACTCGTCATTCTCTGTGCAGAGCTGCAGGACTCTGGAGAATATATTCTTGATGCTAAAGATGATTCGATTTCATTTCATGTCACAGTACAAG AGCCATCAGTGAAGATCATTGGCAACTCTGGTGATCCTGATTATCAGGAAATGGTGACAGGAGATGATCTCATCTTAGCTTGTGAGCTTTCTCGAGCCAATGCACCAGTTACGTGGCTATTTAATGATAAGCCATTGGTCCCTGATGACCGCACACATATTGAAAGCAATGGAACACTCCGGAAGCTGACTTTGTCCAACATCCTCCTTTCTGACTCTGGGAAATATATGTGTGATGCTGTTGATGACCAAATTATAACCATTGTTAAAGTTCAag AGCCTCCTGTTGAGTTCCTCAACAAAGAAGAAGTGAACTTGGTCACCGGTTACGAAGCAGAGGCTGTCACTCTTACTGCCATGGTTTCCAGACCCAATGCTATAGTGCGATGGCTTAAAGACTGGACTCCAATCAGTGATGAACGTTTCCACATAGCCAGCCTGGGCCTGACCCGCACTTTCACCATCAACCCATTAAAGAAACTTGATAGTGGAGAGTATACATGTGATGCAAACACAGATGAGATGCACTTCAGTCTCCTGGTCAAAG ACATGCGTATTAAATTTGTGAAGCCACTGGTTGACACAGTGGCCCATAAAGATGGTATGGTAACACTTTGCTGTGAGCTATGCAAGGCCAAAGCAGATGTCCAGTGGAAGAAGGATGGAGTGGAGATCATTCCCAGCCGTCGCTTCTCTATCCGTGCCAACGGGACAGAGAGGAGTCTCACAATCCATCGTCTCACCAAAGAAGATGCTGGAGAGTATGCTTGTGAGTCCAAAGATGACTCCACCAGCGCCAGATTAAGGGTAGAAT TGCCCCGGGTggtggaattcctcacagagcTTCACAATACCACAGTCATGGAGGGTGAGAATGCTACCTTTAAGTGTGTGGTCTCCCCTGATGATGTTCAGTTGGTCTGGCTCATGGATGGAGAACCCATCAAACCCAGTGATCGCTACTATATTGAACAGAACAGCCTCTGCCATACTCTAATAATCCGGAAGGTCCAGCTTTTGGATTCCTCTCGGATCACTGCGGAGGCTGAGGGTATCATTTCTAAAGCCAGCCTCAAAGTCCagg AGGCACAGGTGTTGTTCACAAAGAGAATGGAGGCAGTGATggctgaagagtttggagaggCTGTATTAGAGACAGAAGTGAGTCTGGAGTCTGGAGAGGTGCAGTGGATCAGACAGG TGGTGATCCAATCAGGACCCAGACATAAACTCACCCAGAATGGCTGCAAACGCATCTTGACCATCACTAACCTCAGCCTGTCTGATCGTGGCACTTACCGCTGTGAGACTCTCCATGACCGTACACAGGTCAAACTCAATGTGGAGC CGAGGAAGATTGTCGTATGCAAGGGGCTGATGGACATTGAGACATTTGAGAGAGAGACTGCATCCTTCGAGGTGGAACTTTCTCATGTTGATGTGGAGGGTGTATGGCAAAAAGATGGTTTGCGTGTCAAACCCAATAACAACTGGCGTGTTAGTTGCAATGGACGAGTACATGGTCTCACCCTCTCCAACCTCACCTTAGAGGATACTGGTAGCATTGTCTTCTCTGCAGAAGGTCTGAGAACTACTGCCAGACTGGTAGTCAAAG aaacacCAGTAACGATCATTAAGAAGCTGTCTGATGTCAGGTTTGAGGAGGAATCTCCAGTCATTTTGGAGTGTGAGTTGTCTAGGCCAAATGTGGATGTCAGATGGCTAAAG AATGGGTTGGAGCTGAAATCCAGTAAGACTTTGAGGATTTATTCCATGGGACGTAAACGCTGTCTACAGATCTTGGAATGCAGCATCGGTGACTCAGGCCTTTATACTTGTGAAATAGGTGACCTCAGCACTTCCTGTAAACTTGAGGTCTATG AACATGAATTAGAGATCATAACTGGCTTGGAGGATCTTTGGATTAAGGAGGACCAGAATGCTGTGTTTATGTGTGAGCTGTCTATGGAAGATATGCCTGGGGAATGGTACAAAAATGGCAGCAGGGTACGCCCCACTAGCACCATCAAGGCTCGTACAGAGG GCACAAAGCACTTCCTGCTTATATGCAACGTCAAGCCAGAAGATTCTGGAGAAATAAAGTTTGTTTCCAAACAAGTGGAGTCAGTTGCTTATCTTGAGGTTGAAG AGCTTCCTGTAAGCATTGTCCGTCCCCTCAGGGATCGTACAGCACTGGAAAAACATCGAGTCATTCTAGAATGCACTGTATCGTCTGCAAATTGTGATGTCACCTGGTACAAAGGGGATCAAGAGTTGGAATCCACAGAAAACATGGAAATAATACAAGAAGGCTGTTATCATAAACTTGTCATCCACCAGGTGGCGCTGGAGGATGAGGGAACCTACAGTATTGAGGTTGGGGAGCACACATGCACAGCCAAGCTGATGGTGGAAG CCCAGTCTATCCTAGTGGTGAAGGACATAGAGGATGTGGAAGTGAGAGCTCCTGAAATGGTTTGCTTCCAGTGTGAAGTGTCTGTGACCCTCATCAAGCCTCCCATCTGGACTCTGAATGGAGAAACCCTGCAGTCAGGGTCTGATGTCCGAATAGAGAACCAAGGGACAGTCCACAAACTGACATTCAAAAAAACCAGCTCTGACATGAGTGGGACAGTCAGGTTTACCACAGGGAAAGCCAAGACTAGTGCCAAACTGACAGTGCTGTAG
- the cidec gene encoding cell death activator CIDE-3, translated as MFCNDTPKQQTDQTHRFTLIRNNTRTKKTDPKSFLSKVTGATQLIPMENAKKSLDVFSTSLSKCISACGSMTQQLLPRWPQHSRPFRVINSDRSIKKGIMANDLRDLRNKVMDIFHMHCIRALVLDEDGTGVDTEDFFQTLKDSAVLMVLGEGQKWAPQQKHFPGHKKVERKHTTKSDPRFGWKKTRKDVAKLTFDLYKNHPQDFIGCLNVQATLYGMYSVSYDLQCYKAKRMLREALRWTLFTMQTTGHVLVGTSCYIQQLIDEDEKTEAQLISPACIIKQLQH; from the exons atgttttgcaatgATACTCCGAAGCAACAAACAGACCAGACACACAGATTTACTTTAATACGGAACAATAccagaacaaaaaaaacagatccAAAGAGCTTTCTTTCTAAG GTTACTGGAGCTACACAGTTGATTCCAATGGAAAATGCCAAGAAATCCCTTGATGTGTTCTCAACCTCCCTTTCAAA ATGCATATCAGCCTGCGGTTCTATGACACAGCAGCTCTTACCACGTTGGCCTCAGCACTCCAGACCCTTTCGGGTCATCAACTCTGACCGCTCCATTAAGAAAGGCATCATGGCAAATGACCTGAGAGACCTACGGAACAAG GTGATGGATATATTCCACATGCACTGCATCAGGGCTTTAGTGTTGGATGAGGATGGAACTGGAGTGGATACAGAGGACTTTTTTCAGACCTTGAAAGACAGCGCTGTCCTAATGGTCTTAGGGGAAGGACAGAAGTGGGCTCCACAGCAG aaacACTTTCCGGGTCATAAGAAAGTAGAGAGG AAACATACAACCAAGAGTGATCCTAGATTTGGCTGGAAAAAAACAAGGAAAGACGTTGCCAAACTGACTTTTGATCTTTACAAAAATCACCCACAGGATTTTATTGGCTGCCTAAATGTGCAGGCAACATTGTATGGAATGTACTCTGTGTCATACGATTTGCAGTGCTATAAGGCAAAAAGAATGCTAAG GGAAGCCCTAAGATGGACTCTCTTCACTATGCAGACTACTGGCCATGTTTTAGTAGGAACTTCGTGTTATATTCAGCAACTTATTGATGAGGACGAGAAGACGGAAGCACAACTGATATCGCCTGCATGCATCATTAAGCAGTTACAACATTAA